A single region of the Pirellulaceae bacterium genome encodes:
- the rpsD gene encoding 30S ribosomal protein S4 — translation MARYHAAKARVNRRLGSMIYESAGAVRASERREHPPGMRTRIRRPSNYGQALMEKQKIKHYYGLGERQLRRYFEKAGRQKGNTGQQLLIICERRLDNIVRRAGFTKTRPQARQGIVHGHFQVNGVKVTSPSYQLRPGDIITVRPRKNLQPIYRSQIEESQIESVEWLGVDRETLRANVQGLPGPSDISLPVDVNTVVEFLSR, via the coding sequence ATGGCTCGCTACCACGCTGCAAAAGCGAGGGTCAACCGCCGACTAGGATCGATGATATACGAGAGCGCCGGAGCGGTGAGAGCGTCTGAACGACGTGAACATCCGCCCGGAATGCGAACGCGTATTCGACGTCCGTCGAACTACGGCCAGGCTCTGATGGAAAAACAGAAGATCAAGCATTACTACGGCTTGGGTGAACGCCAATTGCGCCGCTATTTTGAGAAAGCGGGACGTCAAAAGGGGAACACGGGCCAGCAGTTACTGATCATCTGCGAACGCCGATTAGACAATATCGTTCGTCGGGCCGGCTTCACGAAGACTCGTCCGCAAGCACGTCAAGGAATCGTGCATGGACACTTCCAAGTGAACGGCGTCAAAGTGACTAGTCCGTCCTATCAACTTCGTCCTGGCGACATCATCACCGTCCGACCGCGAAAAAATCTACAGCCGATCTACCGCAGTCAGATCGAGGAAAGTCAGATCGAATCTGTTGAGTGGCTTGGCGTGGATCGCGAAACGTTGCGAGCCAACGTCCAGGGCCTCCCTGGTCCTAGTGATATTAGCTTGCCCGTCGATGTGAACACTGTCGTCGAATTCCTGTCGCGGTAA
- a CDS encoding Maf family protein, whose product MSAMKLILASQSERRRDLLSAAAYEFEIILPHENAECGICSRETPPELVGRLAYQKAMDVAERVREPSVVIGCDTVAECQGQIMGKPVDRKHAYKMLSLMSGRVHHVYSGLCLWRRPDDRFLIEVDVTKLQMEPLIESQLEAYLDTDAWQGKAGALGFQDGPDWLTLLDGSASNVVGLPMELLERMMVQMKKEPQD is encoded by the coding sequence ATGTCTGCTATGAAGCTAATCCTTGCAAGTCAATCAGAGCGTCGTCGAGATTTGCTATCTGCTGCTGCCTATGAATTCGAGATCATTTTGCCTCACGAGAATGCGGAATGTGGCATCTGTAGTCGTGAAACGCCACCCGAGTTGGTGGGGCGTCTGGCCTATCAAAAGGCGATGGACGTTGCCGAAAGGGTCCGCGAACCGTCCGTGGTGATCGGTTGCGATACGGTTGCTGAGTGCCAGGGGCAGATTATGGGAAAGCCCGTCGATCGGAAGCACGCCTACAAAATGCTTTCCTTGATGTCGGGACGAGTCCACCACGTCTACAGTGGACTCTGCCTCTGGCGACGACCGGATGATCGATTTTTGATTGAAGTAGATGTGACTAAGTTACAGATGGAACCGTTGATCGAAAGTCAGCTCGAAGCTTACCTGGACACCGACGCTTGGCAGGGAAAGGCAGGTGCTTTGGGATTCCAAGATGGTCCCGACTGGCTGACGCTCTTGGACGGTAGCGCATCGAATGTGGTCGGTCTTCCCATGGAACTGTTGGAACGCATGATGGTGCAAATGAAAAAAGAGCCCCAAGACTAA
- a CDS encoding DUF2905 domain-containing protein codes for MKGRIKMNHPGWLLIVLGLVIVLVGACWLAMNQWTWFGKLPGDLVIIGENSRLYFPITTCLIVSTLLTLGMWILSRWR; via the coding sequence ATGAAAGGTCGCATCAAGATGAATCACCCGGGGTGGTTGCTTATCGTGCTGGGACTTGTAATTGTTCTGGTTGGAGCTTGTTGGTTGGCAATGAATCAATGGACTTGGTTTGGCAAGCTTCCCGGTGATCTGGTGATTATAGGTGAAAATTCCCGCCTCTACTTTCCAATCACTACTTGCCTGATCGTCAGCACTTTGTTGACATTGGGAATGTGGATTCTGAGCCGCTGGCGATGA
- the lpdA gene encoding dihydrolipoyl dehydrogenase, producing MQQHTQLAVLGGGPGGYAAAFIAADKGLDVTIVERDQRLGGTCLLRGCIPSKALLHVARVMGEVEELSHDWGVDFGSPQIKLDRLRARKNQVIETMSNGLRQLAKRRNVRIVNAAGSLIDSNTLELKGDDDSIPEGGRLTFDHLILATGSTPARPGSLAIESDRVMDSTAALELRSIPESLLVVGGGYIGLEMGTVYAHLGCKVSVVELTDGLLPGADRDLVKPLQRQLKTLLDDRIYLNTRVGSLGERDDKVEVAFEGPNKFGTEQYARVLVSVGRRPNSRDIGLENTQVKVNSRGFVECDRQQQTADPSILAIGDLVGEPMLAHKASHEAKIAVEKLLGEPATFQPAAIPAVVFTDPEIAWAGITEDEAKKNGQDYVVSVYPWAASGRAQALGRSEGLTKILVDPATNRIMGCGIVGPGAGELIAESVLAMEMGCEVRDLTESIHPHPTLSETIMNAGEVYFGSAVEIYKPRRR from the coding sequence ATGCAGCAGCACACTCAGCTCGCAGTATTAGGTGGTGGACCTGGTGGCTATGCCGCAGCGTTCATCGCCGCCGATAAAGGCCTCGACGTCACGATCGTCGAACGGGACCAACGACTCGGCGGTACCTGTCTGCTGCGCGGGTGTATCCCCTCGAAGGCTCTACTACACGTTGCACGAGTGATGGGTGAGGTGGAAGAGCTATCTCATGACTGGGGCGTCGATTTCGGCTCGCCCCAAATCAAGCTCGACCGGCTCCGCGCTCGCAAAAACCAAGTCATCGAAACGATGTCGAATGGGCTCAGGCAGCTTGCCAAAAGACGCAATGTTCGCATTGTGAACGCGGCTGGCTCGCTCATTGACTCTAATACCTTGGAACTCAAGGGAGATGACGACTCAATTCCCGAAGGGGGCCGTCTGACGTTCGATCACCTGATTCTCGCCACAGGTTCGACTCCCGCACGACCTGGCTCGCTCGCCATTGAGTCCGATCGTGTGATGGATTCCACGGCAGCGCTCGAACTACGGAGCATTCCAGAATCCTTACTGGTAGTCGGCGGTGGATACATCGGGCTGGAAATGGGAACCGTCTACGCCCATCTCGGCTGCAAAGTTAGCGTTGTAGAACTGACCGACGGCCTGCTACCAGGTGCAGATCGCGACCTCGTCAAACCGTTGCAACGACAACTCAAGACGCTGCTCGACGATCGAATCTACCTCAACACGCGAGTCGGCTCGTTAGGAGAACGGGACGACAAGGTCGAAGTCGCTTTCGAAGGGCCTAACAAATTCGGAACTGAACAGTACGCTCGAGTGCTGGTTTCTGTTGGTCGCCGCCCCAATAGCCGTGACATCGGGCTGGAAAACACCCAAGTAAAAGTCAATTCACGAGGCTTTGTTGAGTGCGATCGGCAACAACAGACAGCGGATCCCAGCATTCTGGCCATCGGCGACTTGGTCGGCGAACCAATGCTCGCTCATAAAGCGTCCCACGAAGCCAAAATTGCCGTGGAAAAACTGCTGGGGGAACCAGCCACTTTCCAACCGGCGGCCATTCCCGCCGTTGTCTTTACCGATCCGGAAATCGCCTGGGCTGGTATCACCGAAGACGAAGCGAAGAAAAACGGGCAAGACTATGTGGTGTCCGTCTACCCCTGGGCCGCTAGCGGTCGTGCTCAAGCACTGGGCCGTTCCGAGGGTCTGACAAAGATCTTGGTAGATCCAGCCACAAATCGTATCATGGGCTGTGGAATTGTGGGGCCAGGTGCCGGAGAGTTGATTGCGGAATCGGTGCTGGCCATGGAGATGGGATGCGAGGTTCGTGATTTAACCGAGTCGATCCACCCGCATCCGACACTCAGCGAAACAATCATGAATGCAGGCGAGGTCTATTTCGGCTCAGCCGTCGAAATCTACAAGCCGCGTCGGCGCTAA
- a CDS encoding RNA pseudouridine synthase produces MESDALRVLYEDNHLIAIDKPAPLPTMGVPADKVSLVDLTKAYLKKKYNKPGNVYLGVVSRLDAPVTGIVLFAKTSKAASRLCDQFRERSVQKKYWALIEKPIDPPQGELQHWLKRHERHRKVLIASPRNPDAQEARLCYTTVANLKSRSLLEIELITGRKHQIRVQLAAVERPIVGDRKYGSSAKFPAGIALHSRALMLEHPVQKTELALQAPLPSYWPRQVIQQGEQ; encoded by the coding sequence ATGGAATCAGACGCACTTCGCGTTCTCTACGAAGATAATCACCTGATCGCAATCGACAAGCCCGCGCCGCTGCCAACCATGGGAGTTCCAGCGGATAAAGTCAGCTTGGTTGATCTAACGAAGGCATATTTGAAAAAAAAATACAACAAACCGGGCAATGTCTACCTGGGTGTTGTCAGCCGTCTCGATGCTCCCGTGACGGGAATTGTCCTGTTTGCCAAAACCTCCAAAGCAGCCAGCCGGCTCTGCGACCAATTCCGCGAACGATCCGTCCAGAAAAAGTACTGGGCTTTGATCGAAAAGCCAATTGATCCTCCCCAAGGCGAGCTACAGCACTGGCTCAAGCGCCACGAACGACACCGTAAGGTCCTGATCGCCTCACCGCGAAACCCGGACGCTCAAGAAGCACGACTTTGCTACACCACCGTGGCAAATCTAAAAAGCCGATCATTGCTGGAAATTGAATTGATTACGGGTCGTAAACATCAGATTCGCGTTCAACTGGCAGCCGTTGAACGGCCGATCGTGGGTGACCGAAAATATGGGAGTTCGGCAAAATTTCCCGCCGGAATTGCCCTGCATTCACGGGCCTTGATGCTGGAGCATCCGGTGCAAAAAACCGAATTAGCGTTGCAAGCGCCGCTGCCCAGTTATTGGCCGCGTCAAGTGATCCAGCAAGGCGAACAGTGA
- the aceE gene encoding pyruvate dehydrogenase (acetyl-transferring), homodimeric type has protein sequence MAEAKIIGDGEQPVTRPIPPPVTDADPAETKEWLDSLQYILDSKGRERAQYLLSVLQNRAVQDGVELPLQLTTPYINSIPQDQQIAYPGNREIERRIKSIVRWNAMAMVVRANKRFPSLGGHISTYASAATLYEVGYNHFFRGRGESGYDGDQIYFQGHASPGPYARAFLENRLSEENLDNFRRELQPTQGLSSYPHPWLMPNFWEYPTVSMGLAPIMAIYQARFNEYLADRGIKDTSNQRVWAFLGDGECDEPETLGAITLAAREKLDNLNFVINCNLQRLDGPVRGNGKIIQELEGIFRGAGWNVIKVIWGDDWDTLLEADQTGLLIKRMAEVVDGQYQKYTVMPGSYIREHFFGKYAELAELVKNYSDERLERMRRGGHDPEKVFTAYKAATEHEGQPTVILAKTIKGYGLGEAGEGRNVTHQQKKLNEEELREFRSRFGIPISDEDIANAPFYRPPEDSVEMKYLKARRKELGGPIPSRPTTHPTMKVPTLADYQRTLKKITNSEISTTMGFVRLLSDLLRDKEIGKCIVPIVPDESRTFGMEALFRQVGIYAHAGQLYEPVDSDQIMFYKEARDGQILEEGITEAGSMASFNAAGTAYSQHGINMIPFFIYYSMFGFQRIGDLIWAASDMRAKGFMLGATAGRTTLNGEGLQHQDGHSLLNAIAFPTVRAYDPAFAYETAVIVFDGLKRMYQDGETAIYYITVENENYDMPAMPEGVEEGIIKGMYHLSARETEKGAHRVQLFGSGAILRAALKAQEFLAERFGIASDVWSVTSYTQLRREAHEVRRWNMLHPTEKPRKSFLEKTLDGFEGPVIAASDYVRALPEQLAPWIPGGIFALGTDGMGRSETRENLRRHFEVDAPCISIAALHQLQLQGKLDGELVAEAIQATGVDPDKIDPLYA, from the coding sequence ATGGCAGAAGCAAAAATCATCGGAGACGGAGAACAACCGGTCACCCGTCCCATCCCACCGCCTGTGACTGACGCCGACCCTGCTGAAACCAAGGAATGGCTCGATTCGTTGCAATATATCCTCGATAGCAAAGGTCGCGAACGCGCCCAATACTTGCTTTCGGTGCTTCAGAATCGGGCGGTTCAGGACGGTGTCGAATTACCATTGCAGCTCACGACTCCCTACATCAACTCGATTCCTCAAGATCAGCAGATCGCCTATCCGGGCAACCGAGAGATTGAGCGGCGAATCAAAAGTATTGTGCGTTGGAATGCGATGGCCATGGTCGTACGAGCCAACAAGCGGTTTCCAAGTCTGGGTGGGCATATTTCCACCTACGCGTCCGCCGCAACACTCTACGAAGTCGGTTACAACCACTTCTTTCGAGGACGAGGCGAGTCCGGTTATGACGGCGATCAAATCTATTTCCAAGGTCATGCGTCACCCGGTCCCTACGCACGTGCGTTTCTGGAAAACCGATTATCGGAGGAGAATCTGGACAACTTCCGTCGGGAGTTGCAGCCCACTCAAGGGTTGTCTTCCTACCCCCATCCGTGGCTGATGCCAAATTTCTGGGAATACCCCACCGTCTCGATGGGACTCGCACCGATCATGGCCATCTACCAGGCTCGCTTCAATGAGTATCTGGCAGACCGTGGCATCAAGGATACGTCGAACCAACGCGTCTGGGCCTTCCTGGGAGACGGTGAGTGCGACGAGCCCGAAACGCTGGGAGCGATCACACTGGCGGCGCGCGAAAAACTCGACAACTTGAATTTCGTAATCAACTGTAACCTACAGCGTCTCGATGGGCCTGTTCGTGGCAATGGAAAAATCATTCAAGAACTGGAAGGCATCTTCCGAGGCGCCGGCTGGAACGTCATTAAAGTCATCTGGGGAGATGATTGGGACACGCTCCTCGAAGCCGATCAAACCGGATTATTAATCAAACGGATGGCCGAGGTAGTTGACGGCCAGTATCAAAAGTACACCGTGATGCCCGGCTCGTACATTCGAGAGCACTTCTTCGGAAAATACGCTGAGTTGGCCGAACTCGTCAAAAACTACTCCGACGAGAGACTCGAGCGGATGCGACGGGGCGGTCACGACCCGGAGAAGGTTTTCACCGCTTACAAGGCAGCGACTGAACATGAGGGGCAACCGACTGTCATTCTCGCCAAAACCATCAAAGGCTATGGACTAGGAGAGGCAGGTGAAGGGCGAAACGTCACCCACCAACAAAAAAAGCTAAACGAAGAAGAGCTGAGGGAATTCCGCAGTCGATTTGGCATTCCGATTTCTGACGAAGACATCGCGAACGCTCCGTTCTATCGGCCTCCGGAAGACAGCGTCGAAATGAAGTACTTAAAGGCTCGGCGCAAGGAATTGGGCGGCCCCATCCCGTCGCGACCAACCACTCACCCCACGATGAAGGTGCCAACCCTGGCCGATTACCAACGGACGTTGAAGAAGATCACGAACAGCGAGATTTCTACGACGATGGGATTCGTGCGGCTCCTGAGTGATCTGCTGCGCGACAAGGAAATCGGCAAATGCATCGTACCGATCGTCCCTGATGAGTCACGTACATTCGGCATGGAAGCGCTCTTCCGACAAGTCGGAATCTACGCTCACGCGGGACAGCTCTACGAACCGGTCGATTCCGATCAAATCATGTTCTACAAGGAAGCCAGAGACGGCCAGATCCTCGAAGAAGGGATCACCGAAGCGGGCTCGATGGCTTCATTTAACGCAGCCGGCACGGCCTACAGCCAGCACGGCATCAACATGATCCCGTTCTTTATTTACTACTCCATGTTTGGCTTCCAACGTATCGGAGATCTCATTTGGGCGGCCTCGGATATGCGAGCGAAAGGTTTTATGCTCGGAGCAACTGCGGGCCGAACCACCTTGAATGGAGAGGGCCTGCAACACCAAGACGGACATAGCCTATTAAACGCAATTGCCTTTCCAACCGTCCGCGCCTATGACCCCGCCTTCGCCTATGAAACGGCAGTGATTGTGTTTGACGGCCTGAAGCGAATGTATCAGGATGGAGAAACCGCGATCTATTACATCACGGTTGAAAATGAAAACTACGACATGCCTGCCATGCCGGAGGGAGTTGAGGAAGGCATCATCAAGGGAATGTATCACTTGTCGGCACGAGAAACCGAAAAAGGGGCTCATCGAGTACAACTTTTCGGCAGTGGAGCGATCTTGCGAGCAGCACTCAAGGCACAGGAATTCCTGGCCGAGCGATTTGGAATTGCAAGTGACGTCTGGAGTGTCACCAGTTACACCCAACTGCGACGCGAGGCCCATGAGGTCCGCCGCTGGAATATGCTACACCCAACTGAGAAACCACGAAAATCGTTCCTTGAAAAGACGCTCGATGGTTTCGAAGGACCGGTCATCGCTGCATCGGATTATGTCCGAGCCTTGCCGGAACAGCTGGCGCCCTGGATCCCCGGCGGAATCTTTGCACTGGGAACAGACGGCATGGGACGCAGCGAAACTCGAGAAAATCTTCGACGTCATTTCGAAGTGGATGCACCCTGCATTTCGATTGCAGCCCTGCATCAACTGCAACTGCAAGGAAAGCTGGACGGCGAACTGGTTGCGGAAGCAATTCAAGCAACTGGCGTTGACCCGGACAAAATAGATCCGTTGTACGCCTAG
- a CDS encoding DUF2183 domain-containing protein: MTSAQLEQADPIRSDLDHTDRVVLYPTFGHQSADGKSWYIGVSGVVFEPGRESLRKRMLLRVLQRLMSVPAAELQSELFQDRISCFLVDTERGKRVAVRIGDRVQMLQRPSKRNGHFRGSLQIAAHDLAYLSNTNETPTGWLDVNVVSDHATGKVAGQTQLIGQTGISVISDIDDTIKMSDVADRRRLLRNTFLHEYEAVGGMSEIYQDWAVRGAAFHYVSSSPWQLYASLEDLLTASGFPAGSFHLRNIRLRDPSVLRLLFARRSGKRRIIHKIVKMFPHRQFLLVGDSGERDPEIYGHVARCFPKQIQRIVIRRVEGRQLSDERLKKAFRNLQKTTWQVFDHPSELKNLALSS; encoded by the coding sequence ATGACCTCAGCACAACTGGAACAAGCCGATCCGATCCGGTCCGATCTGGACCACACGGATCGTGTCGTTCTTTATCCGACGTTCGGACACCAGTCGGCTGACGGCAAGTCGTGGTACATCGGCGTATCCGGTGTGGTGTTTGAACCGGGCCGTGAAAGTCTGCGAAAACGCATGCTCTTGCGTGTCTTGCAGCGGTTGATGAGCGTGCCGGCGGCGGAACTGCAATCCGAGCTGTTTCAAGATCGGATTTCCTGCTTCCTGGTGGACACGGAGCGGGGTAAACGAGTCGCGGTCCGCATTGGCGACCGAGTCCAGATGCTTCAGCGTCCGTCCAAACGCAATGGTCATTTCCGTGGGTCGCTCCAGATTGCCGCCCACGACCTCGCCTACCTTTCGAATACCAACGAGACACCGACAGGTTGGTTAGATGTAAATGTTGTTAGCGATCACGCCACGGGTAAAGTGGCAGGCCAGACCCAACTGATCGGGCAGACGGGAATCTCGGTGATCTCTGACATCGACGACACGATTAAGATGAGCGACGTGGCCGATCGACGCCGCCTGCTGCGGAACACATTCCTCCACGAGTACGAAGCGGTGGGAGGAATGTCGGAGATTTACCAAGATTGGGCCGTTCGCGGTGCGGCTTTCCACTACGTTTCGTCGAGCCCCTGGCAGCTTTATGCTTCACTGGAAGATTTATTGACTGCATCCGGCTTTCCGGCAGGATCATTCCATTTGAGAAACATCCGCTTACGTGATCCGAGTGTGCTTCGGCTTTTATTTGCACGCAGATCCGGAAAACGGCGCATCATCCACAAGATCGTGAAGATGTTCCCGCATCGGCAATTCTTGCTGGTAGGTGATTCCGGAGAGCGAGATCCGGAGATCTACGGCCATGTGGCCCGTTGCTTTCCCAAGCAAATCCAACGAATCGTGATTCGTCGGGTGGAAGGACGCCAGCTCTCCGATGAGCGGCTCAAGAAAGCGTTTCGAAACTTGCAAAAAACTACTTGGCAGGTTTTTGATCATCCGTCAGAACTGAAAAACCTCGCACTTTCCAGCTAG
- a CDS encoding metallophosphoesterase: MLFAVLTYNFMLIGLDFIALLLIAKQRSWIGCFCTLAGHLLALLALAVFMVGPSFAGLNLVSYGLFLHLPLVWIGASMIFFSRNRFLSGFTCCAGLLVVGIGVDAFLIEPQWLEITHQKVKSPKLDAPIRIAVVADLQTDRLGAYERNVFQKLAAESPDMILFAGDYLQAGQDSWFGLAKQYESFFEEIDLSAPLGVFAVGGNTDHPRWREIFSRVSATASAKTQATRSSDCQITQLSVADSFDTQLRVAGSDLYHIVLGHAPDFALGEVSADLLIAGHTHGGQVRIPFLGPIMTMSAVPRSWATGLTKIPHGGMLAVSRGIGMERGNAPRLRFLCRPQLMLLDLIPSQAGADEAR; encoded by the coding sequence ATGTTATTTGCGGTTCTGACTTACAACTTTATGCTGATCGGATTGGACTTCATCGCCCTGCTGCTGATCGCCAAACAACGTTCCTGGATCGGCTGTTTCTGCACTCTAGCCGGTCACTTGCTGGCTCTCTTGGCTCTGGCTGTTTTTATGGTGGGCCCATCTTTTGCCGGACTAAATCTGGTCAGTTACGGACTTTTCTTGCACTTGCCGCTGGTATGGATCGGCGCATCGATGATATTTTTTTCACGCAATCGATTTTTGTCGGGCTTCACTTGCTGTGCCGGTTTGCTGGTCGTCGGAATCGGAGTCGATGCTTTTTTGATTGAACCACAGTGGTTGGAGATCACTCATCAGAAAGTCAAGTCGCCCAAACTCGATGCACCGATTCGAATCGCAGTTGTCGCTGATCTACAGACTGACCGGTTGGGCGCCTATGAGCGAAACGTGTTTCAGAAGTTGGCGGCGGAATCACCGGATATGATTCTGTTTGCCGGTGACTATTTGCAGGCAGGGCAAGATAGTTGGTTCGGTCTCGCCAAGCAGTACGAATCTTTCTTTGAGGAAATCGATCTTTCCGCACCGTTAGGGGTATTTGCGGTTGGCGGCAACACGGATCATCCCCGGTGGCGGGAGATTTTTTCCCGAGTTTCAGCAACTGCCAGTGCCAAAACCCAAGCCACCAGGAGTTCAGACTGTCAGATTACGCAGCTTTCTGTCGCCGATTCCTTCGATACTCAACTTCGGGTTGCTGGAAGTGATCTCTATCACATTGTGCTTGGCCATGCACCTGACTTTGCTTTGGGGGAGGTGTCTGCCGATTTGCTCATTGCCGGACACACGCATGGTGGTCAAGTACGAATTCCCTTTTTGGGACCGATCATGACGATGTCGGCAGTCCCGCGGTCTTGGGCGACTGGCTTGACCAAAATACCCCATGGCGGAATGTTGGCCGTTTCACGTGGGATTGGAATGGAGCGTGGCAACGCGCCACGACTTCGTTTTCTTTGTCGTCCTCAGCTCATGCTTCTCGATTTGATTCCGAGTCAAGCTGGGGCAGACGAAGCTCGCTAG
- a CDS encoding 2-oxo acid dehydrogenase subunit E2: MGIEVKLPELGDGIESGDILDVLVSEGDTISEEQSICEIETDKATVDVPSSHAGKVVKIHINAGDNVAIGATLITLEAVAAESPSPAVEPSAPPSEPVAPQPVASEPDTTEPLDPPPAPTQRTPAVAPKAPQAAPPTPATPSPTITDDHQTAPELAPAGPAIRRLAREVGVDLSKVAGTGASGRITRDDVLSIVRQASTISQASKTTAQPSTESPSTESPSTEPTTEDDWGPIHVERMTKIRKTIARKMHESWTSAPRVTNFDDADVTELEAIRQASKVDYSDRGIKLTSMPFVIKAVALALKSNPTINAMIDEANDQIIYKKYVNIGIAVDTDRGLLVPSLRNADHMGISDVARALGTIADNARNNNFKLEDLRGSTFTISNLGAIGGTYSTPIINVPEVAILLLGRSRKLPVVVNDQVVIRLMMPLSLSYDHRLVDGATAARFLNDVKSYLEQPSRLLIAP; the protein is encoded by the coding sequence ATGGGAATCGAAGTAAAACTGCCCGAATTGGGAGATGGTATTGAGTCTGGCGACATCCTAGATGTGCTGGTTTCAGAGGGTGACACTATCTCCGAAGAACAATCGATTTGCGAAATCGAAACCGACAAAGCGACTGTCGATGTGCCCAGCTCACATGCCGGAAAAGTGGTGAAGATCCACATCAACGCCGGCGACAACGTCGCAATCGGGGCAACACTCATCACGCTGGAAGCCGTCGCGGCAGAAAGCCCGAGCCCGGCCGTCGAACCGTCGGCACCCCCCAGCGAACCCGTCGCACCGCAACCGGTTGCCAGCGAACCCGATACGACGGAACCGCTTGATCCACCACCCGCACCGACGCAGCGGACCCCAGCAGTGGCCCCCAAAGCGCCGCAAGCGGCGCCGCCGACGCCTGCCACACCGTCACCGACGATCACCGACGATCACCAAACTGCCCCCGAACTCGCACCAGCCGGTCCGGCAATACGCCGTTTGGCACGCGAAGTCGGTGTGGATCTCTCGAAAGTTGCTGGAACGGGAGCCAGTGGCCGCATCACGCGTGACGACGTACTCTCAATCGTTCGTCAAGCGTCTACGATCTCACAAGCATCAAAAACCACCGCCCAACCCAGCACGGAATCACCCAGCACGGAATCACCCAGCACGGAACCGACAACCGAAGATGATTGGGGTCCCATTCATGTTGAACGGATGACAAAAATCCGCAAGACGATTGCTCGCAAAATGCATGAGTCTTGGACGAGTGCGCCGCGAGTCACCAACTTCGATGACGCAGACGTCACCGAACTCGAAGCGATTCGACAGGCAAGCAAAGTGGATTATAGTGATCGTGGTATTAAATTGACGTCAATGCCGTTCGTGATCAAGGCCGTCGCCCTGGCATTGAAATCGAATCCGACAATTAACGCGATGATCGACGAAGCCAACGACCAAATCATCTACAAAAAATATGTAAACATCGGCATTGCGGTCGATACGGATCGGGGACTGCTGGTTCCGTCGTTACGCAACGCTGATCACATGGGGATATCCGATGTTGCTCGCGCCTTGGGCACCATTGCGGACAACGCGAGAAACAACAACTTCAAACTCGAGGACCTTCGGGGAAGCACTTTCACGATTAGCAATCTTGGGGCAATCGGGGGCACCTACAGCACACCCATTATCAACGTGCCCGAAGTTGCCATTCTCCTGCTTGGTCGTTCACGAAAACTTCCCGTGGTGGTCAACGATCAGGTCGTCATTCGACTGATGATGCCCCTCAGTTTGTCTTACGACCATCGCTTGGTCGACGGCGCAACGGCGGCCAGATTCTTAAACGATGTCAAAAGCTATTTGGAGCAGCCAAGTCGTTTGCTGATTGCTCCCTAA